A genomic region of Colletotrichum destructivum chromosome 1, complete sequence contains the following coding sequences:
- a CDS encoding Putative extracellular membrane protein, CFEM → MHVFLNGLLLVAAGTTAATASPSLRAISPTVLMARTPECSMPCLLKALQAGRCANGPIADCVCTDMTLQSYASTCVQMSCDFSEQIVAAQFLHELCQGYPIPEERREFCRMFFIVLPIITAIVVSLRFVARWIGNVKFWWDDWTALVALIFLLPTVGCSVAHVELGFGLHYWHVEPGNAKPILQACISVITVCKTVTDFAVKLFYATQIFYVMKQVAAKASICALYLRIFTISWHRVVVIGLLVSLVFQHFLFIFLVLFQCMPIQMIWDRSVAGRCLNITAIGYAGGALTITYDVILIILPIPELWKLNLERRKKLVPILMLALGSIACVASMIRLRYLISFANTFDATWDNVEVVIWSTLEINLAMVCGSLPTLRPLIRKTGILIKSFRPRKVMKQFEEPQDQTRLAGSGQFRGYDPSFYLADDPRTPQELKEFFCRSIADKQDCI, encoded by the exons ATGCATGTGTTTCTAAACGGTCTGTTGCTGGTAGCCGCCGGCACCACAGCTGCGACGGCTAGCCCGAGTCTGAGAGCGATCTCACCAACTGTCCTCATGGCAAGGACTCCAGAGTGCTCA ATGCCATGTCTTCTCAAGGCACTCCAAGCAGGAAGATGCGCGAATGGCCCAATAGCAGACTGCGTCTGCACGGATATGACCCTACAATCCTATGCATCGACATGCGTGCAGATGTCCTGCGACTTTAGCGAACAAATCG TTGCTGCCCAGTTTTTGCACGAGCTGTGCCAAGGTTACCCGATCCCCGAAGAACGCCGCGAGTTCTGCAGAATGttcttcatcgtcctccCTATAATTACAGCCATAGTCGTCTCTCTCAGATTTGTCGCAAGATGGATAGGCAACGTAAAGTTTTGGTGGGATGACTGGACAGCGTTGGTGGCTTTG ATCTTCCTACTACCTACTGTCGGCTGTAGCGTTGCTC ATGTCGAGCTTGGTTTTGGCCTCCACTACTGGCACGTTGAGCCGGGGAACGCAAAGCCCATTCTTCAGGCGTGTATCTCCGTAATTACTGTTTGCAAAACAGTTACTGATTTTGCTGTAAAGCTTTTCTACGCAACGCAAATCTTTTATGTGATGAAGCA GGTTGCGGCTAAAGCTTCCATCTGCGCTTTATACCTACGAATCTTTACGATTTCTTGGCACCGTGTGGTTGTAATAGGTCTCCTGGTGTCACTGGTCTTTCAACATTTCCTTTTCATATTCCTAGTACTATTCCAATGCATGCCGATACAGATGATATGGGATCGGTCGGTTGCAGGCCGTTGTCTTAATATCACTGCCATTGGCTACGCAGGGGGTGCTCTTACCATCACATACGATGTGATCCTTATCATCTTACCGATCCCGGAGCTCTGGAAACTGAATCTTGAGAGACGGAAGAAGTTGGTCCCCATTTTGATGTTGGCCTTGGGATCTAT TGCATGCGTCGCAAGCATGATTCGTCTAAGATATTTGATCTCATTCGCCAATACTTTTGATGCGACCT GGGACAACGTCGAAGTTGTCATCTGGTCCACTCTCGAGATCAATCTGGCCATGGTTTGTGGCAGCCTTCCCACGTTACGGCCACTGATCAGAAAGACTGGGATCTTGATCAAATCATTCAGGCCTCGCAAAGTAATGAAGCAATTTGAAGAGCCCCAAGATCAGACAAGGTTGGCGGGGTCTGGCCAATTTCGTGGCTATGACCCTTCATTTTATTTGGCAGATGATCCGCGCACTCCGCAAGAACTGAAGGAATTTTTTTGCCGCTCTATTGCCGATAAACAAGACTGCATTTGA